A part of Amyelois transitella isolate CPQ chromosome 12, ilAmyTran1.1, whole genome shotgun sequence genomic DNA contains:
- the LOC106142474 gene encoding protein abnormal spindle, whose product MYFEIENTPEHIRRSRQVEAKQKRSPKEECPRLILAPFSRPPQVVFDNVLIGTSCERNLEVFNPSKQVQQITLGRSLPPGLVIQLPGEWLVLEPETCYSLTMLWTPRQPTALRETVRFTNESRGRYDVIVVLKSTMTIKGKSNQPKGFKISPGKMKKKSSKKSPVAVYKKKSEIIYNTTKIQKNINVVQTTQHTVLQPSNKINMMNDYSVDSKCPFDSPTSLDFNFDTSEVFSNMRKTNNTNLLQQTYDKSYTSNNKENSIQAQNILKPSNKDNTLGTDIFDNLTFTPLKSLPSKTDKLHKGPKIVVSVNSESDFDDSLDMKTSNKENETHSIITVTTSQPNKWLSVNHTEVDNRGMETPTPVNKKIPNTSSPKELNSPNFSINTEFSRISDLSFFPQRYSTERKGLPKINNDTHDILDDLQINMKLSSDTFTKDSPNTPMEHQYYTESRPPHFFLRDQHPKMRQSLFKEYQQQREIFDRNYLNPGEHNVWNNDLRSDIRSPPRSITPPLQSIPEESGHFSETQVLDKTSKQQVTFTIHDRTFDKDKNSISTRQSWSKKAVIKTEPDLWKVPVSMPRKSLKPKASIKSRESLLSNVTFDGNRSRNITINQVENVYSQSLTVDPFLSSTYFYDEEAVDKFEKEFKRWLNCILTPPADLDSNIEQKIDVGKAWIENRNKEVPVAPTKEQVCSTYHNSHRLASLRRAARALLRSPEIAQVLVKLNVQIEKKLIAIRNDRNLHLDVGLQKVIMELLLSYNPLWLRIGLEAIYGLVLPLKSNSDIEGLTSFIIQRMFKNPFLKNKHSKSSAPNMLLPAYMDAIKKFTLRKFFMLVFFLDQAKQKKLISHDPCLFCRNAICKESREIIIRFTRELIAGIGDITKHLRPLGYVVCHKQSYLDEYKYAVHNLATDIRDGVRLTKVMEIILMKNGLLNQLRTPAISRLQKIHNVQVALNSLKEANFVIVGDINANDIADGHREKTLSLLWQLIHVFRAPLFERAANVIQIWWRKKYEVIVAKRKEEERIIYERNNSASLIQCWWRRIQYNRLVERKMQQVVAGTITLQKYCRMWLCRTRFRRYKASVLTIENWYSSIKIISQAKETLRKLKLEKEELKKKSAIILQSHIRRWICMREYRTKLKHIVTIQSMVRGYIARAQFSRFRNSIMYLQRKYRNKLLMKKDMRNFAETRKAVVFIQSTYKMIKQHRAFQKLKQSVRIIENRYLALLHMREQRKTYIEFKNSVILLQSLYRGRTCRLQYNKYRNQIIFLQRKIRANLLMKKQKADYIKQKEAIIKIQQYIRAYLAMKQVRTSYLLQCKAALVIQRYIRSYLKMKSERKRYIQMRSAAIYIQTYYRNLLKLRKERTSFMNLKNATLCLQRRYRAQRSKKVCEEKYKRIRTAALVIQRQFRARQLMLLERSKYSQIRSSCIRIQNAFRALLLGRQQRKDFLKKREAALTIQTWIRSCRRGKQVKQEFQQKRQACITIQRIYKAFIIGRKERQEYVKIRTATIRIQNYYRAYVEMKTVRQQYIQLKTSTVTIQRFYRSHLETKKQRLSYLTFKSAAVIIQKYYRQYKESKLIRQKYCALRVAAICIQRQYRALCNMRRDRDQYQKLRIGTIVLQQKYRALLAMRTQRATYLQLRLAAIVLQNRFKALLLMKQERNKYAALRNACIKIQTYYRAYSNGIKQRETYSKMKLSAIVIQQRYRALLMMRKQRQIYLNIHSSVVIIQRRYRAHCMMLQERSKYKRILKACTTIQRVFRAYLLGKEQKLNYLKLKSTVITIQRRYRLIKEMRRIRFEYLKLKNIVVFVQHRFRSNKIAREMRQKQAAVVIQGWYRAHQLRITSRTEYLKIRTSIITIQSTLRGFIARKKYLKMRQAVSTIQKYYRSRKLALETRQQYIKDRNLIIKLQAYFRSFVARRNFNEIRKAVVTIQRAYRVKRERNIAKTKREMAAICIQSNFKRYIARSRYLQLRNKVVFIQKLWRGKLVTRLLRCEFFQKRQGIIKLQAIIRGYLVRRQVLLKREQLEKIREEKRRNWAAAKIQAHYRGYKTRCNYASDLRVVEWRRRWRLGAMQSTQQSLKERNEDAMAVLRNMADIETVIRAFRSLELLTEVFPMMYHDNASSIVKRVYIYMSVTNRSISSIEVLKSAASMLVNLTRYRITGPKIYARDRVPPILKFMWRFSNSEAQLFCILCTYLWLFAKYDDVRKDLTEFLHIPENHKMLVTIKSNVDRTKRMATNARNRYSTPQPSKFVSHTNQSLNYSMCSNGNSCHLPLPALEPDYGITRADKPRYFDDAQHAISSLFSAFKL is encoded by the exons ATGTATTTTGAA ataGAAAATACTCCAGAACATATTAGACGTAGCCGTCAAGTCGAGGCTAAACAAAAGAGGTCTCCGAAAGAAGAATGTCCACGTCTCATTCTCGCACCGTTCTCTAGACCTCCGCAAGTGGTTTTCGACAATGTGCTCATTGGAACTTCATGTGAAAGAAACTTGGAAGTGTTCAATCCATCCAAACAAGTACAACAG ATAACTCTCGGCCGCAGTCTTCCCCCGGGTCTAGTGATCCAACTGCCTGGAGAATGGCTGGTGCTAGAACCAGAAACATGTTACAGCCTCACCATGTTGTGGACTCCAAGGCAGCCCACAGCACTGCGAGAGACCGTCCGCTTTACTAATGAGAGCAGGGGGCGTTATGATGTCATTGTTGTATTGAAGTCTACAATG ACTATTAAAGGGAAGAGCAACCAACCCAAAGGCTTTAAAATATCTCCTGGTAAGATGAAGAAAAAATCATCTAAGAAGTCTCCAGTGGCAGTCTATAAGAAAAAATCTGAAATCATTTATAACACCACTAAAAttcaaaagaatataaatgtGGTTCAAACCACGCAACACACAGTCCTTCAGCcatcaaacaaaattaacatgATGAATGATTATTCCGTTGACTCAAAATGTCCCTTTGATTCCCCAACCAGTCTAGATTTCAACTTTGACACTTCAGAAGTATTTTCCAACATGCGTAAAACTAACAACACCAATTTACTACAACAAACTTATGATAAATCATACACAAgcaataataaagaaaattcaattcaagcacaaaatattttaaagcctTCTAATAAAGACAATACTTTAGGTACAGATATATTTGACAATCTCACATTTACGCCGTTAAAAAGTTTACCCTCTAAAACTGATAAACTACATAAAGGACCCAAGATAGTAGTCAGTGTGAATTCTGAAAGTGATTTTGATGATAGTTTAGATATGAAGACATCTAACAAAGAAAATGAGACTCATTCAATTATAACTGTTACGACATCGCAACCGAACAAATGGTTATCCGTTAACCACACGGAAGTAGATAACCGCGGCATGGAAACACCGACACCAGTCAACAAGAAGATCCCTAACACATCATCACCTAAAGAGCTGAACAGCCCTAATTTCTCTATCAACACAGAATTTTCTCGTATTAGTGATCTGTCCTTCTTCCCCCAAAGATACTCAACTGAAAGGAAAGGGTTGccgaaaattaataatgatacTCACGATATTCTCGATGATCTGCAGATCAATATGAAATTAAGTTCAGACACATTTACTAAAGACTCTCCTAATACGCCTATGGAACACCAGTATTACACGGAATCGCGGCCACCTCATTTCTTTTTGAGGGATCAACATCCCAAAATGAGACAGTCTCTATTCAAAGAATATCAACAGCAGAGAGAAATTTTCGACagaaactatttgaatcctgGTGAACACAATGTCTGGAACAATGATCTGCGCAGTGATATCAGATCTCCACCAAGGTCTATAACGCCGCCTCTTCAGTCTATTCCTGAAGAGAGCGGCCACTTTTCTGAAACGCAAGTGCTCGATAAAACCAGCAAACAACAAGTTACTTTCACAATACATGATCGCACATTTGACAAAGACAAGAATTCCATATCAACAAGACAATCTTGGTCTAAGAAAGCTGTTATTAAAACAGAGCCTGATCTATGGAAAGTACCTGTGTCAATGCCCAGGAAATCTTTGAAACCTAAAGCGAGTATAAAAAGCAGAGAATCTTTACTGTCCAATGTTACCTTCGATGGAAATAGAAGCCGCAACATTACAATCAATCAGGTAGAAAATGTATACTCTCAATCTTTAACAGTAGATCCTTTCCTGTCGTCGACATACTTTTACGATGAGGAAGCAGTGGATAAATTCGAAAAGGAATTTAAAAGGTGGTTGAATTGCATTCTTACTCCACCCGCTGATCTCGACAGTAACATTGAGCAGAAAATTGACGTCGGGAAAGCTTGGATTGAAAATAGAAACAAAGAAGTACCAGTAGCTCCCACTAAAGAGCAGGTTTGTAGTACATACCACAACAGCCACAGACTCGCAAGTCTTCGGCGAGCCGCTAGAGCGCTACTCAGGAGCCCTGAAATAGCGCAAGTATTAGTAAAACTCAATGTGCAAATAGAGAAGAAACTGATAGCAATAAGAAATGacagaaatttacatttaGATGTTGGGCTACAGAAGGTCATAATGGAACTACTTTTGTCTTACAATCCCTTGTGGCTTCGAATCGGACTTGAAGCTATTTATGGATTGGTCTTACCACTTAAGTCAAACAGCGATATTGAAGGTCTTACTTCTTTTATCATACAAAGAATGTTTAAGAAcccatttttgaaaaataaacactcAAAATCGTCGGCGCCTAACATGCTTTTGCCCGCTTACATGGATGCCATCAAAAAGTTTACTTTGAGAAAGTTTTTCATGCTCGTCTTCTTTTTGGACCAAGCGAAGCAGAAGAAATTGATATCGCACGATCCTTGCCTATTCTGCCGGAATGCCATATGCAAAGAAAGCAGAGAAATCATCATTAGATTTACGAGAGAGCTCATTGCCGGCATCGGTGATATAACGAAGCATTTGCGACCACTCGGTTATGTTGTCTGTCATAAACAATCTTATTTAGATGAATACAAATATGCCGTTCATAATTTAGCAACTGACATCAGAGACGGTGTGCGACTGACGAAAGTCatggaaataatattaatgaaaaacgGATTGCTGAACCAGTTGCGAACGCCAGCCATTTCAcgcttacaaaaaatacacaacGTACAAGTAGCTCTGAATTCGTTAAAGGAAGctaattttgtaatagtgGGTGATATAAATGCTAACGACATAGCTGATGGTCATCGAGAGAAAACGTTGTCACTTTTGTGGCAACTTATACACGTATTCCGCGCTCCATTGTTTGAGAGAGCCGCCAATGTGATCCAGATCTGGTGGAGAAAGAAATATGAGGTGATAGTAGCGAAGAGGAAGGAAGAAGAGAGGATTATTTATGAAAGAAACAATTCCGCAAGTTTGATACAATGTTGGTGGCGACGTATTCAGTATAACCGACTGGTGGAGCGGAAGATGCAACAAGTGGTCGCAGGAACCATAACACTGCAGAAGTACTGTCGTATGTGGCTGTGCCGAACTCGTTTTCGGCGTTACAAAGCTAGCGTGCTAACTATTGAGAATTGGTATTCGTCTATCAAAATTATCAGCCAAGCTAAAGAAACCCTTAGAAAACTGAAATTAGAGAAAgaggaattgaaaaaaaaatcggctATTATCCTCCAAAGTCATATTCGACGTTGGATCTGTATGAGAGAGTACAGAAcgaaattaaaacatattgtGACTATTCAAAGCATGGTGCGTGGTTATATTGCAAGAGCACAGTTTTCGCGCTTCAGAAATTCTATAATGTATCTTCAGCGTAAATACAGAAATAAACTGCTTATGAAGAAAGATATGCGTAACTTTGCGGAAACCCGCAAAGCGGTCGTGTTTATTCAGAGCACCTACAAAATGATCAAACAACATAGAGCTTTCCAGAAATTGAAACAGTCTGTTAGAATAATTGAAAATCGTTACTTGGCTTTGCTACATATGAGAGAgcaaagaaaaacatacattgaATTTAAGAACAGTGTTATTTTACTGCAATCACTTTACAGAGGTAGAACATGTCGTTTACAATATAACAAATAcagaaatcaaattatatttttgcaaaGAAAAATTCGCGCTAATTTACTCATGAAGAAACAAAAAGCTGATTATATTAAACAGAAAGaagcaattataaaaattcaacAGTATATTCGAGCTTACCTTGCAATGAAGCAAGTGCGTACGTCTTACCTTCTCCAGTGTAAAGCTGCTCTCGTAATTCAGAGGTATATAAGGTCATATCTTAAAATGAAATCTGAAAGAAAACGTTACATTCAAATGCGGAGCGCtgctatatacatacagacatattaTAGAAACTTGTTGAAACTGCGTAAAGAAAGAACTTCGTTTATGAATTTAAAGAATGCAACTCTATGTCTACAAAGACGATATAGGGCACAGAGATCGAAGAAAGTATGTGAGGAAAAATATAAGAGAATCCGAACGGCTGCATTAGTCATTCAAAGACAGTTCAGAGCTCGTCAACTAATGCTCTTGGAAAGGTCGAAATATTCTCAAATTCGATCTTCTTGTATTCGAATACAAAATGCGTTCAGAGCTTTATTGTTAGGTAGACAACAACGTAAAGATTTCCTTAAGAAAAGAGAAGCTGCGTTGACAATACAGACGTGGATTCGAAGCTGTAGACGTGGAAAGCAAGTGAAGCAAGAATTCCAACAAAAAAGACAGGCTTGCATCACTATACAGAGAATATACAAAGCCTTTATCATTGGAAGGAAGGAAAGGCAAgagtatgtaaaaattagAACAGCAACGATtcgcatacaaaattattaccgCGCTTACGTTGAAATGAAAACCGTTAGACAGCAGTACATACAACTTAAAACTTCCACAGTCACAATCCAAAGGTTTTACAGATCTCATTTGGAAACTAAGAAACAGAGGCTTTCatatttgacatttaaatCAGCTGCagttattattcaaaaatactaCAGGCAGTACAAAGAAAGTAAATTGATAAGGCAAAAGTATTGTGCTTTAAGAGTTGCCGCTATTTGTATTCAACGACAGTATCGTGCTCTGTGTAATATGAGACGCGATCGAGACCAATATCAGAAACTGCGGATAGGTACAATAGTTTTACAGCAAAAATATAGGGCATTGCTAGCTATGAGAACACAGAGAGCTACTTACCTTCAACTCCGGTTGGCCGCAATTGTACTCCAAAATAGATTTAAGGCATTATTGTTGATGAAACAAGAGAGAAACAAGTATGCAGCATTGAGAAATGCATGCATAAAAATTCAGACTTATTACAGAGCTTATTCTAATGGAATAAAACAACGAGAAACATATTCAAAAATGAAACTGTCGGCAATAGTCATACAGCAGAGGTACAGGGCTTTACTTATGATGAGAAAACAAAGGCAAATATATCTAAACATTCATTCTTCTGTCGTAATAATTCAGAGGAGATACCGAGCGCATTGTATGATGTTGCAGGAAAGATCAAAATATAAGAGAATATTAAAAGCATGTACTACAATCCAGAGAGTGTTTAGAGCTTATTTGCTAGGTAAAGAAcagaaattaaattacctaAAACTGAAATCTACAGTTATTACAATTCAGAGGCGCTACAGATTGATAAAGGAAATGCGTAGAATACGGTTTGAGTATCTTAAGTTAAAGAACATAGTAGTTTTTGTGCAACATCGTTTTAGAAGTAACAAAATTGCAAGAGAAATGCGGCAAAAGCAGGCAGCTGTGGTTATTCAGGGTTGGTATAGAGCGCATCAATTACGCATCACTTCTAGAACTGAGTACCTGAAAATAAGGACAAGCATTATCACCATTCAATCGACATTAAGAGGGTTTATTGcgcgaaagaaatatttaaagatgcGGCAGGCCGTCTCGACTATTCAAAAGTACTATCGCTCTCGTAAATTAGCATTAGAGACAAGACAGCAATATATTAAGGACAGGAATTTGATTATAAAGCTACAGGCCTATTTCAGAAGTTTTGTAGCAAGACGAAACTTCAATGAAATTCGCAAGGCCGTCGTGACTATACAACGCGCTTATAGAGTGAAAAGGGAAAGAAATATAGCCAAAACCAAAAGAGAGATGGCTGCAATTTGCATACAGAGTAATTTCAAGCGTTACATTGCGCGTTCGAGGTATCTTCAGTTGAGAAATAAAGTAgtgtttatacaaaaattatggAGAGGGAAGCTTGTGACAAGACTGCTGCGATGCGAATTCTTCCAGAAGAGACAGGGGATCATCAAGTTGCAAGCCATCATTAGAGGGTATCTGGTGCGGAGACAAGTCTTGCTCAAAAGGGAGCAGCTTGAGAAGATCAGAGAGGAAAAGAGGCGGAATTGGGCGGCGGCAAAGATTCAG GCTCACTACCGGGGTTATAAAACGCGTTGCAATTACGCGAGCGACCTACGCGTTGTGGAGTGGCGTCGTAGATGGCGCTTGGGAGCGATGCAGTCCACTCAGCAGTCGCTGAAGGAACGCAATGAAGATGCCATGGCGGTTCTCAGAAACATGGCCGATATTGAGACGGTCATCCGAGCCTTCAGATCTCTAG AATTACTGACTGAAGTGTTCCCAATGATGTATCACGATAACGCGTCATCAATCGTCAAGCGAGTGTACATTTATATGTCGGTGACTAATCGCTCCATATCCAGCATCGAAGTGCTCAAATCAGCCGCTTCCATGTTGGTCAACCTCACTCGGTACAGGATTACGGGACCTAAGATTTATGCG AGAGATCGTGTGCCGCCTATCCTGAAGTTCATGTGGCGGTTCAGTAACAGCGAGGCTCAACTTTTCTGCATATTATGCACCTACTTATGGCTTTTCGCCAAGTACGATGACGTCAGAAAG GACTTGACAGAGTTTCTGCACATTCCCGAAAACCACAAAATGCTCGTGACCATCAAAAGCAACGTTGACAGGACGAAGCGGATGGCCACCAACGCAAGAAACAGATACAGCACACCGCAGCCGTCCAAGTTCGTCTCACACACGAACCAATCTCTCAACTACAGCATGTGCAGCAATGGAAACTCGTGTCACCTTCCATTGCCGGCCCTAGAACCCGATTATGGAATAACGAGAGCCGATAAACCGCGTTACTTCGATGACGCCCAACATGCTATTAGCTCTTTATTCTCTgcattcaaattataa